The Thalassotalea sediminis genome includes the window ACAAACTTCAACACCTTCAGCTGACGCTAACAATTCTTTAACTGCTTCTGCCGATATTTGCTCTCGTGTTTCAATGTGGATCGCTTCTGCATGCCCAAAAAATACTGGCACACGCACAGCTGTAGGGTTAACACGAATAGTGTCATCACCCAAAATTTTATTTGTTTCCCACACCATCTTCATTTCTTCTTTCGTATAACCATTGTCTTGGAATACATCAATTTGTGGAATAACATTGAATGCAATTTGACGTGAAAACGCCTTCGGTTCAATTGGTTTGCCACTTAACAAATCAGCACATTGTTTTGCTAACTCATCCATGGCTTCCTTACCTGCTCCCGAAACTGATTGATAAGTACAAACATTAATACGTTCAATACCAACGGCTTGGTGAATTGGCTTAAGGGCAACCATCATTTGAATAGTTGAACAGTTAGGATTAGCGATAATATTGCGATTACGATAGTCAGCTAATGCATCAGGATTTACTTCTGGTACGATCAATGGAATATCATCTTCATAACGAAACTCTGATGTATTATCGATTACTATACATCCTGCTTCACCAGCGATTGGAGCAAATTTAGCGGAAACAGAACCACCAGCTGAAAAAAAGCCGATTTGAGCTTGGCTGAAATCAAAGGTATCGGCATCAATTACTTCGATACTTTCACCGTTAAACTCTACAAATCCACCCGCTGAACGAGCACTTGCTAATGGGTAAAGTTTGTTTACAGGAAAATCACGTTGCTCTAATAACTCAATAATTGTTTTGCCTACTAACCCTGTCGCACCTAATACGCATACATCAAATTTCTGTGCCATAGCTTACTCTCTTCTCCTCTGTTTATTCTTAACTAAAACCAAGTTGTTTCACTTGGGCTTCTGCTTGTTTATCACTCATCTTCACTTCTGT containing:
- a CDS encoding aspartate-semialdehyde dehydrogenase; the protein is MAQKFDVCVLGATGLVGKTIIELLEQRDFPVNKLYPLASARSAGGFVEFNGESIEVIDADTFDFSQAQIGFFSAGGSVSAKFAPIAGEAGCIVIDNTSEFRYEDDIPLIVPEVNPDALADYRNRNIIANPNCSTIQMMVALKPIHQAVGIERINVCTYQSVSGAGKEAMDELAKQCADLLSGKPIEPKAFSRQIAFNVIPQIDVFQDNGYTKEEMKMVWETNKILGDDTIRVNPTAVRVPVFFGHAEAIHIETREQISAEAVKELLASAEGVEVCDKDEDFPTQIGEASGVDATFVGRIREDISHPNGINLWVVADNVRKGAATNSIQIAELLVKEHLS